The following proteins are co-located in the Mesorhizobium sp. M1E.F.Ca.ET.045.02.1.1 genome:
- a CDS encoding ABC transporter permease, with amino-acid sequence MSETSDAIVSAPVSPGRAKFLRFLVRDAGVLLALVLITLFFSVSAPYFATPGNALKIFVQIAINTVLAAGMTFVILTGGIDLSVGSVLALCTVVGATVMIDESLSPAAAITLALLACMATGAVCGFLNGWISTRWKIPSFIVTLGMLNMAAGAARVVSDNSTITGLPQSFVDFGNLIIGGFLPSIFLVAVLVIAAGWFVLRLTVFGRMIFAVGTNDEAVRLSGHNPDFYKVAAFTISGLTAGIAAMVYLLRLNIGSPIAGVGYELNAIAAVIIGGTSLSGGKGSIIGTLVGACILQVLSTGLQLLGVGDNFKPIVIGLVIVLAVILDAYRERLLRKIR; translated from the coding sequence ATGAGCGAGACGTCCGACGCAATCGTTTCGGCGCCTGTTTCCCCCGGAAGGGCGAAGTTCCTGCGTTTCCTGGTGCGCGATGCCGGCGTGCTGCTCGCGCTGGTGCTGATCACGCTGTTCTTCTCGGTCAGCGCGCCCTATTTCGCCACGCCCGGCAACGCGCTGAAGATCTTCGTCCAGATCGCCATCAACACGGTGCTCGCCGCCGGCATGACCTTTGTCATCCTCACCGGCGGCATCGACCTTTCGGTCGGCTCGGTGCTGGCGCTTTGCACCGTGGTGGGCGCCACCGTCATGATCGACGAGAGCCTGTCGCCGGCGGCGGCGATCACGCTGGCGCTATTGGCCTGCATGGCGACGGGTGCTGTCTGCGGCTTCCTCAACGGCTGGATCTCGACCCGCTGGAAGATCCCCTCCTTCATCGTCACGCTCGGCATGCTCAACATGGCGGCGGGCGCCGCGCGCGTGGTCAGTGACAATTCGACCATCACCGGCCTGCCGCAGAGCTTCGTCGATTTCGGCAACCTCATCATCGGCGGCTTCCTGCCGTCGATCTTCCTGGTTGCGGTGCTGGTGATCGCGGCCGGCTGGTTCGTGCTGCGCTTGACCGTCTTCGGTCGCATGATCTTCGCGGTCGGCACAAATGACGAGGCGGTGCGCCTCTCCGGCCACAATCCGGACTTCTACAAGGTCGCCGCCTTCACCATCAGCGGCCTGACGGCCGGCATCGCGGCCATGGTCTATCTGCTGCGCTTGAACATCGGCAGCCCGATCGCCGGCGTCGGCTACGAGCTCAACGCGATCGCCGCCGTCATCATCGGCGGCACCAGCCTCAGCGGCGGCAAGGGCTCGATCATCGGCACGCTGGTCGGCGCCTGCATCCTGCAGGTCTTGAGCACCGGGCTGCAGCTGCTCGGCGTCGGCGACAATTTCAAACCCATCGTGATTGGCCTTGTCATCGTGCTCGCCGTCATCCTAGACGCGTATCGGGAGAGGCTGTTGCGGAAAATCCGCTAG
- a CDS encoding ATP-binding protein: MKDTPLSLLRSTPFRLALTFAFLFVLAFILSGAIVYQLMSADLARRLDQSIKETYSVVALTYAENDRDDLIASVKNNADLSPDKDQLFSLTDPDGNHLAGNFTASGLPDGFSMFAVRLPGVPPDTMYRAYTGEVGGNNLTVAFSLAGTDELETIVLMSFGWGTLFITGLAIAGGALLASRVQRRLDGIAATMVDVSHGRLDARIPLIGNGDDIDAVSTQVNAALDRLSALVDGMREVSANIAHDLKTPLNRLQMILEQAADKTASGEDVTGELADARAESLQINQTFDALLRIAQIEAGARKARFVDLDVGGIVETIGEVYADVAEDDGKSLATKLVPDTKRYIHGDRDLLMQMLSNLVENALRHCPPGTAIELAVSRRDDSILVHVRDNGPGIPPEEREKVFQRLYRLDSSRTTPGSGLGLSLVKAVADLHGATIVLADNNPGLVVIVSFPAVKAPAA, from the coding sequence ATGAAAGACACCCCTCTCAGCCTGTTGCGCAGCACGCCGTTCCGGCTGGCGCTGACCTTCGCCTTCCTGTTCGTGCTTGCCTTCATCCTGTCCGGCGCGATCGTCTATCAATTGATGAGCGCCGACCTGGCGAGACGGCTGGATCAATCCATCAAGGAGACCTATTCGGTCGTCGCCCTGACCTATGCGGAGAACGACAGGGACGACCTTATCGCCTCGGTCAAAAACAATGCCGACCTCAGCCCGGACAAGGACCAGCTTTTCTCGCTGACCGATCCCGACGGCAACCATCTGGCCGGAAACTTCACCGCTTCCGGCCTGCCCGACGGTTTCTCGATGTTCGCAGTCAGATTGCCGGGCGTGCCGCCCGACACGATGTACCGCGCCTATACGGGCGAGGTTGGCGGCAACAATCTGACGGTCGCCTTCTCGCTCGCCGGGACCGACGAGCTGGAGACCATCGTACTGATGAGCTTCGGCTGGGGCACGCTGTTCATCACCGGCCTGGCGATCGCCGGCGGCGCCCTGCTTGCCTCGCGTGTCCAGCGGCGCCTCGACGGCATTGCCGCCACCATGGTCGACGTCTCGCACGGACGGCTCGACGCGCGCATCCCGCTGATCGGCAATGGCGACGACATCGACGCGGTGTCCACCCAGGTGAACGCCGCGCTCGACCGGCTGTCGGCGCTGGTCGACGGCATGCGGGAGGTGAGCGCCAACATCGCGCATGACTTGAAGACACCGCTCAACCGCCTGCAGATGATCCTGGAGCAGGCCGCCGACAAGACGGCATCGGGCGAGGATGTCACCGGCGAGCTGGCCGATGCGCGCGCCGAAAGCCTGCAGATCAACCAGACGTTCGACGCTTTGCTGCGCATCGCCCAGATCGAGGCCGGGGCGCGCAAGGCCCGCTTCGTCGATCTCGACGTCGGCGGCATCGTCGAGACCATCGGCGAGGTCTATGCCGATGTCGCCGAGGACGACGGGAAATCCCTGGCCACAAAGCTCGTTCCGGATACGAAACGGTATATCCACGGCGATCGCGACCTGCTCATGCAGATGCTCTCCAATCTGGTCGAGAACGCGCTGCGGCATTGCCCGCCGGGCACGGCGATCGAGCTGGCGGTGTCCCGCCGGGACGACAGCATCCTCGTCCATGTCCGCGACAACGGCCCCGGCATTCCGCCCGAAGAGCGCGAGAAGGTCTTCCAGCGGCTCTACCGGCTGGATTCCAGCCGCACGACGCCCGGCAGCGGCCTTGGCCTCAGCCTCGTCAAGGCGGTGGCCGACCTGCATGGCGCCACCATCGTGTTGGCGGACAACAATCCGGGGCTTGTTGTGATCGTCAGCTTTCCGGCGGTGAAGGCACCCGCCGCCTGA
- a CDS encoding sugar ABC transporter ATP-binding protein, with translation MDDVILSLEGVGKIFPGVVALSEVSLSIARGETHIVLGENGAGKSTLIKLLAGIYQPDSGTIAFNGQPYQPKTPHDAQQSGIRIVHQELNLLPYLSIAENLMLENLPRRAFGIVDRKALNRRAVALLKEVGLDVDPRTRVEALGVAQMQLVEIAKALSYDSKLLVLDEPTATLTPPEIARLFSIIKQLKAKGVTIIYISHRLHEVFEIGDRVTILRNGRLVATRELHGLSVPDIVRMMIGRDIADEFGFDASIAPGKVALSVANLKRNAATPEISFSVRHGEILGVAGLVGSGRTEAMRALFGADPKLDGVVEIDGRPVAITAPKDAVRHGLSLLTEDRKGQGLLLDLAVDKNITITDLGKVSRHGLVNRRAEAAAANDLVGQLRVKASSIEQAVRNLSGGNQQKVVLAKWLFRGTSTLILDEPTRGVDIGARREIYQLLWMLAAAQKGIIMVSSDLPELMGMCHRIIVFSKNRIVGEVPRAEFDQERILSLAYQEYVRP, from the coding sequence ATGGACGATGTGATTCTTTCCCTTGAAGGGGTCGGAAAGATCTTTCCCGGCGTCGTCGCGCTGAGCGAGGTCTCGCTGTCGATCGCGCGCGGCGAAACCCATATCGTGCTCGGCGAGAACGGCGCCGGCAAGTCGACGCTGATCAAGCTCTTGGCCGGCATCTATCAGCCGGACAGCGGCACCATCGCTTTCAACGGCCAGCCCTACCAGCCGAAGACGCCGCACGATGCGCAGCAGAGCGGCATCCGCATCGTGCATCAGGAGCTGAACCTTCTGCCCTATCTCAGCATCGCCGAGAATCTGATGCTGGAAAACCTGCCGCGCCGCGCCTTCGGCATCGTCGACCGCAAGGCGCTCAACCGCCGCGCCGTCGCGCTGCTCAAGGAGGTCGGCCTCGACGTCGATCCGCGGACGCGGGTCGAGGCGCTCGGCGTCGCGCAGATGCAGCTCGTCGAGATCGCCAAGGCGCTGAGCTACGACAGCAAGCTTCTGGTGCTCGACGAGCCGACCGCGACGCTGACGCCGCCCGAGATCGCGCGGCTCTTTTCCATCATCAAGCAGCTCAAGGCCAAGGGCGTCACCATCATCTACATCTCGCACCGCCTGCACGAGGTGTTCGAGATCGGCGACCGGGTCACCATCTTGCGCAACGGCAGGCTGGTCGCGACCCGCGAGCTCCACGGCCTTAGCGTGCCGGATATCGTGCGGATGATGATCGGCAGAGACATCGCCGACGAATTTGGCTTCGATGCCTCGATCGCGCCGGGGAAGGTCGCGCTCAGCGTCGCCAATCTGAAGCGCAACGCCGCGACGCCGGAAATCTCCTTCTCGGTTCGGCATGGCGAGATCCTGGGCGTCGCCGGCCTGGTCGGCAGCGGCCGCACGGAAGCCATGCGAGCCCTGTTCGGCGCCGATCCCAAGCTCGACGGCGTCGTCGAGATCGACGGCAGGCCGGTGGCGATCACGGCGCCCAAGGATGCCGTGCGGCACGGACTGAGCCTGCTCACCGAGGACCGCAAGGGCCAGGGCCTGCTGCTCGACCTGGCCGTCGACAAGAACATCACCATCACCGATCTCGGCAAGGTCTCGCGCCACGGGCTGGTCAACCGCCGGGCCGAAGCCGCGGCCGCGAACGACCTGGTCGGGCAGCTGCGCGTCAAGGCGAGCTCGATCGAGCAGGCCGTGCGCAATCTTTCCGGCGGCAACCAGCAGAAGGTGGTTTTAGCCAAGTGGCTGTTCCGCGGCACCTCGACGCTGATCCTCGACGAGCCGACGCGCGGTGTCGACATCGGCGCGCGGCGCGAGATCTACCAGCTCCTGTGGATGCTGGCGGCGGCACAGAAGGGCATCATCATGGTGTCGTCCGACCTGCCGGAGCTGATGGGCATGTGCCACCGCATCATCGTCTTTTCCAAGAACAGAATTGTCGGCGAGGTGCCGCGAGCCGAATTCGACCAGGAGCGCATCCTGTCGCTCGCCTACCAGGAGTATGTGCGACCATGA
- a CDS encoding YkvA family protein has translation MPMLDTAKRWARAIKRDTVALWLAARDHRVPWYAKATAGAVAAYALSPIDLIPDFIPVVGYLDDLLIVPLGIMLAVKLVPPDLMQEFRAEAAHRARPGSRAGLIFMIAVWIVAALALLWLFWPKPA, from the coding sequence ATGCCGATGCTGGATACTGCAAAGCGATGGGCGCGCGCCATCAAGCGCGACACGGTGGCATTGTGGCTTGCCGCCCGCGACCACCGCGTACCTTGGTATGCGAAGGCGACCGCCGGGGCGGTCGCGGCCTATGCCCTCAGCCCCATCGATCTCATCCCGGACTTCATCCCGGTCGTCGGCTACCTGGATGACCTTTTGATCGTCCCGCTCGGCATCATGCTGGCGGTCAAGCTGGTCCCGCCCGATCTCATGCAGGAATTCCGCGCCGAGGCCGCGCACCGCGCCAGGCCGGGCAGCAGGGCCGGCCTGATCTTCATGATCGCGGTCTGGATCGTTGCGGCGCTGGCGCTGCTCTGGCTGTTCTGGCCGAAGCCCGCCTGA
- a CDS encoding isoprenylcysteine carboxylmethyltransferase family protein — protein MAYTSLKSAPKAFDQHKRLIVVQAAAVVAIVLLLFSRPFLSEGSNGHELMETAGFGLVLVCFLGRLWSILYVGGRKNDELIVSGPFSMTRNPLYFFSTIGAVGIGLMFGSVLAAAALGLASFLVFRFTARMEAEFLSGKFGAAYAAYAERTPRFWPNPLLYQDQDQWLFSTGALKSTFRDGLYFLALFPLIETVEYFRMTGVLPTLFTVY, from the coding sequence ATGGCTTACACATCACTCAAGTCAGCGCCAAAGGCGTTCGACCAGCACAAGCGCCTGATCGTCGTCCAGGCCGCCGCCGTGGTGGCCATCGTCCTGCTCCTGTTTTCCAGGCCGTTTCTCAGCGAGGGCTCGAACGGGCACGAGCTGATGGAGACCGCCGGCTTCGGCCTTGTGCTCGTCTGCTTTCTTGGCCGGCTGTGGAGCATCCTTTATGTCGGCGGCAGGAAGAATGACGAGCTGATCGTCTCGGGTCCGTTCTCGATGACCCGCAACCCCCTCTATTTCTTCTCGACCATCGGCGCGGTCGGCATCGGGCTGATGTTCGGATCGGTGCTGGCGGCAGCGGCGCTGGGGCTCGCAAGCTTCCTCGTTTTCCGGTTCACCGCCCGCATGGAGGCCGAGTTCCTGTCCGGCAAGTTCGGCGCCGCCTACGCCGCCTATGCCGAGCGGACGCCCCGGTTCTGGCCGAACCCGCTGCTTTACCAGGACCAGGATCAGTGGCTTTTTTCCACCGGCGCGCTGAAAAGCACGTTCCGGGACGGGCTTTATTTCCTGGCCTTGTTTCCGCTCATCGAAACGGTCGAGTATTTTCGCATGACGGGCGTGCTGCCGACCTTGTTTACCGTCTATTGA
- a CDS encoding winged helix-turn-helix domain-containing protein produces MRLLLVEDDPRTADYIVRGLTEAGHACDLLRNGHDALIAATRDAYDVIVADRMIPGLDGLSLIKAVRAAGIQTPAIFLTSIGGVDDRVEGLEAGGDDYLVKPFAFSELLARINALGRRPAAQEQKTALRVADLEMDLIMRRVTRQGQAIDLQPREFSLLEVLMRGEGRVITRTMLLERVWDFHFDPKTSVVETHISRLRAKVDRPFDVPLIHTVRNTGYSLHAPG; encoded by the coding sequence ATGCGACTTCTGCTGGTTGAGGATGACCCAAGGACCGCCGACTACATCGTCAGGGGGCTGACCGAGGCCGGACACGCCTGCGATCTCCTGCGCAACGGCCATGACGCGCTCATCGCGGCCACCCGCGATGCCTATGACGTCATCGTGGCCGACCGCATGATCCCCGGCCTGGACGGTCTTTCCCTGATCAAGGCGGTGCGTGCCGCAGGCATCCAGACGCCGGCCATATTCCTGACCTCGATCGGCGGCGTCGACGACCGGGTCGAGGGATTGGAGGCCGGCGGCGACGACTACCTCGTCAAACCGTTCGCCTTTTCGGAGCTGCTTGCCCGCATCAACGCGCTCGGCCGCCGGCCGGCGGCGCAGGAGCAGAAGACGGCTCTGCGCGTTGCCGATCTGGAAATGGACCTGATCATGCGGCGCGTGACCAGGCAGGGCCAGGCGATCGACCTGCAGCCCCGGGAATTCAGCCTGCTCGAAGTGCTGATGCGCGGCGAGGGCCGCGTCATCACCCGCACCATGCTGCTGGAGCGCGTCTGGGACTTCCATTTCGATCCCAAGACCAGTGTCGTCGAGACCCATATCAGCCGGCTGAGAGCCAAGGTCGACAGGCCGTTCGACGTGCCGCTCATCCATACCGTGCGCAACACCGGCTACAGCCTGCACGCACCGGGTTGA
- a CDS encoding sugar ABC transporter substrate-binding protein gives MSKVSTTHGLDLGSFSRRQFLKTSALAAGALALPLGPAFAADKPKVGLVMKSLANEFFKQMQAGAEEYAAKNKDKFDFAAVGMKDERDFAAQVDAIENFITQNYNIIVVAPADSKAMVTPIAKALKAGIKVINIDVALDEKAKKKAGVDLAFFGPDNRAGAKLAGDALGKALGKGGKVVILEGNPEADNAKQRKLGFDDSVKEYKLKLLDSKTAHWETEEANTLMTNFLTQHPDIQGVMAANDSMALGVVKAIDAAGKSGQIKVVGFDNIPAVGPLLKEGKMLATVEQYGAQMAAMGIDYGLRELAGEKFSGWVKTDVKLITA, from the coding sequence ATGAGCAAGGTTTCAACTACCCATGGGCTCGATCTCGGCTCGTTCTCGCGCCGCCAGTTCCTCAAGACCAGCGCGCTGGCGGCCGGCGCGCTCGCCTTGCCGCTCGGTCCGGCGTTCGCCGCCGACAAGCCGAAGGTCGGCCTGGTGATGAAGTCGCTGGCCAACGAGTTCTTCAAGCAGATGCAGGCCGGCGCGGAGGAATACGCGGCCAAGAACAAGGACAAGTTCGATTTCGCCGCCGTCGGCATGAAGGACGAGCGCGATTTTGCCGCTCAGGTCGACGCCATCGAGAACTTCATCACCCAGAACTACAACATCATCGTCGTGGCGCCGGCCGATTCGAAGGCCATGGTCACGCCAATCGCCAAGGCGCTGAAGGCCGGCATCAAGGTCATCAACATCGACGTTGCGCTCGACGAGAAAGCCAAGAAGAAGGCCGGCGTCGACCTCGCCTTCTTCGGCCCGGACAACCGCGCCGGCGCCAAGCTCGCCGGCGATGCGCTCGGCAAGGCGCTGGGCAAGGGCGGCAAGGTCGTCATCCTCGAGGGCAATCCGGAGGCCGACAACGCCAAGCAGCGCAAGCTGGGCTTCGACGATTCGGTGAAGGAGTACAAGCTGAAGCTGCTCGACTCCAAGACGGCGCATTGGGAGACCGAGGAAGCCAACACGCTGATGACCAACTTCCTCACCCAGCATCCCGATATCCAGGGCGTGATGGCGGCGAACGATTCGATGGCGCTCGGCGTCGTCAAGGCGATCGACGCGGCCGGCAAGTCCGGCCAGATCAAGGTTGTCGGCTTCGACAACATCCCGGCCGTCGGCCCGCTGCTCAAGGAAGGCAAGATGCTCGCCACCGTCGAGCAGTATGGCGCGCAGATGGCGGCCATGGGCATCGATTACGGCCTGCGCGAGCTTGCCGGCGAGAAATTCTCCGGCTGGGTCAAGACCGACGTGAAGCTGATCACCGCTTGA
- a CDS encoding substrate-binding domain-containing protein, producing MTTIADVARYAGVSVATVSHVMNRTRHVEPETAERVRAAITALRYSPNSLARSLRRGETKTIGLLLPDNSNPFFASVARQIEDAGFVAGYTVILCNSDGNAEKEERYLSVLLAKQIDGLIFAGSSDHARVFSRLSAAVPAVLLDREIHSVNVDTVLVDHDHGGYLAGRHLVGLGHKRIGVIGGPRDSSSSPARVRGFVRALEEAGLELPASSVVDSDYHFAGGRLAMERLMAQAPEITAVFACNDLMAMGAITALRTRGLRVPDDMSLVGFDDIPYAVTTWPPLTTIAQPVEKIGTRAVSLLLERLGEPAAPSRREVLTPVLIERESCAPLRQ from the coding sequence ATGACGACGATTGCCGATGTCGCACGCTATGCGGGGGTGTCCGTCGCCACCGTCTCGCATGTGATGAACCGCACGCGCCATGTCGAGCCGGAGACGGCCGAGCGCGTGCGCGCGGCGATCACCGCGCTGCGCTACAGCCCGAACTCGCTGGCGCGGAGTCTGCGGCGCGGCGAGACCAAGACCATCGGCCTGCTCTTGCCCGACAATTCCAACCCGTTTTTCGCCAGCGTTGCGCGCCAGATCGAGGATGCCGGCTTCGTCGCCGGCTACACGGTGATCCTGTGCAACTCCGACGGCAACGCCGAGAAGGAAGAGCGCTATCTGTCGGTGCTGCTGGCAAAGCAGATCGACGGACTGATCTTCGCCGGCTCGTCCGACCATGCGAGGGTGTTCTCGCGCCTTTCCGCCGCCGTGCCGGCGGTGCTGCTCGACCGCGAGATCCACTCCGTCAATGTCGATACCGTGCTGGTCGATCACGATCACGGCGGCTATCTCGCCGGCCGTCATCTCGTCGGGCTCGGCCACAAAAGGATCGGCGTTATCGGCGGCCCGCGCGATTCGAGCTCCAGCCCTGCCCGCGTGCGCGGCTTTGTCCGGGCGCTCGAGGAAGCGGGGCTCGAACTGCCTGCATCATCGGTGGTCGATTCCGACTATCACTTCGCCGGCGGCCGTCTGGCGATGGAGCGGCTGATGGCGCAAGCGCCGGAGATCACGGCGGTGTTCGCCTGCAACGACCTGATGGCCATGGGCGCGATCACCGCGCTGCGCACGCGCGGACTGCGCGTCCCCGACGACATGTCGCTGGTCGGCTTCGACGACATACCCTACGCGGTCACCACATGGCCGCCGCTGACGACGATCGCGCAGCCGGTCGAGAAGATCGGAACGCGGGCGGTGAGCCTGCTGCTCGAGCGCCTCGGCGAGCCGGCGGCGCCCTCGCGCCGCGAGGTTCTGACGCCGGTCCTCATCGAACGCGAAAGCTGCGCGCCTTTGCGGCAGTAG
- a CDS encoding ornithine cyclodeaminase gives MTQPSRLAIVPFVSVDRMMKLVLAIGVERFLTELAAYIEEDFRRWELFDKTPRIASHSHDGVIELMPTSDGRLYGFKYVNGHPKNMREGRQTVTAFGVLADVGSGYPMLLTEMTILTALRTAATSAVAAKYLAPKGSRAMAIIGNGAQSEFQAIAFKALLGIDRLRLYDIDRKASEKCARNLAGKGFDITICSTGQDAVEGVDIITTVTADKQYATILTDNMVGSGVHINAVGGDCPGKTELHRDILLRSDIFVEFPPQTRIEGEIQQLDANHPVTELWQVMTGQAEGRKTPEQITLFDSVGFAIEDFSALRYVRDQLQATGLYEELDLLADPDEPRDLFGMLLRAAMQPAA, from the coding sequence ATGACCCAGCCTTCCCGCCTCGCCATCGTTCCCTTCGTCAGCGTCGACCGCATGATGAAGCTGGTGCTCGCCATCGGCGTCGAGCGATTCCTCACCGAGCTCGCCGCCTATATCGAGGAGGATTTCCGCCGCTGGGAGCTGTTCGACAAGACGCCGCGCATCGCCTCGCATAGCCATGACGGCGTCATCGAGCTGATGCCGACCAGCGACGGCCGCCTCTACGGCTTCAAATATGTCAACGGCCACCCGAAGAACATGCGCGAGGGCCGCCAGACGGTCACCGCCTTCGGCGTGCTCGCCGATGTCGGCTCCGGCTATCCGATGCTGTTGACCGAGATGACCATCCTGACGGCGCTGCGCACCGCCGCCACTTCCGCGGTCGCGGCCAAATACCTGGCGCCGAAGGGTTCGCGCGCCATGGCCATCATCGGCAACGGCGCCCAGTCCGAGTTCCAGGCCATCGCCTTCAAGGCGCTGCTCGGCATCGACCGGCTGCGGCTCTACGACATCGACCGCAAGGCTTCGGAAAAATGCGCCCGCAACCTTGCCGGCAAGGGCTTCGACATCACCATCTGCTCGACCGGGCAGGATGCGGTCGAAGGCGTCGACATCATCACCACGGTGACCGCCGACAAGCAGTACGCCACCATCCTCACCGACAACATGGTGGGCTCCGGCGTCCACATCAACGCGGTCGGCGGCGACTGCCCCGGCAAGACCGAGCTGCATCGCGACATCCTTCTGCGCTCCGACATCTTCGTCGAGTTCCCGCCGCAGACGCGCATCGAGGGCGAGATCCAGCAGCTCGACGCCAACCATCCGGTGACGGAGCTGTGGCAGGTGATGACCGGCCAGGCCGAAGGCCGCAAGACGCCCGAGCAGATCACGCTGTTCGATTCTGTCGGCTTCGCCATCGAGGATTTTTCCGCGCTCCGCTACGTCCGCGACCAGCTCCAGGCCACCGGCCTCTATGAGGAGCTCGACCTGCTCGCCGACCCCGACGAGCCGCGCGACCTGTTCGGCATGCTGCTCAGGGCCGCGATGCAGCCGGCCGCTTGA
- a CDS encoding LLM class flavin-dependent oxidoreductase: MKKIGFLSFGHWSPSPQSGTRSGADALLQSIDLAVAAEELGADGAYFRVHHFARQLGSPFPLLAAAGAKTKRIELGTAVIDMRYENPLYMAEDAGAADLIAGGRLQLGISRGSPEQVIDGWRYFGYVPEEGKTDADMARRHAEIFLDLLRGQGFAQPNPRPMFPNPPGLLRLEPFSEGLRERIWWGAATNATAEWAAKLGMNLQSSTLKFDESGEPLHIQQAEQIRAYRAAWKEAGHTREPRVSVSRSIFALVNDMDRAYFGGSEGEDHFGYIEPEKRAVFGRTYAAEPDVLVEQLRQDQAIAEADTLLLTVPNQLGVAYNAHVIEAILKHVAPALGWR, encoded by the coding sequence ATGAAGAAGATCGGATTTTTGTCGTTCGGGCATTGGTCGCCCTCGCCGCAATCGGGCACGCGCTCGGGTGCCGACGCGCTGCTGCAGTCGATCGACCTTGCGGTGGCGGCCGAGGAGCTCGGCGCCGACGGCGCCTATTTCCGCGTCCATCATTTCGCCCGTCAGCTCGGCTCGCCCTTTCCACTGCTTGCCGCCGCCGGCGCCAAGACCAAGCGCATCGAGCTTGGCACCGCCGTCATCGACATGCGTTACGAGAACCCGCTTTATATGGCCGAGGATGCGGGTGCGGCCGACCTCATCGCCGGCGGCCGGCTGCAGCTCGGCATCAGCCGCGGCTCGCCCGAGCAGGTGATCGATGGCTGGCGCTATTTCGGCTACGTGCCGGAAGAGGGCAAGACCGACGCCGACATGGCGCGCCGCCACGCCGAGATTTTTCTCGACCTCTTGCGCGGCCAGGGTTTCGCCCAGCCCAATCCCAGGCCGATGTTTCCCAATCCGCCCGGTCTGCTCCGGCTCGAGCCGTTCTCCGAGGGCCTGCGCGAGCGCATCTGGTGGGGCGCGGCCACCAACGCCACCGCCGAATGGGCGGCCAAGCTCGGCATGAACCTGCAGAGCTCGACGCTCAAATTCGACGAGAGCGGTGAGCCGCTGCACATCCAGCAGGCCGAGCAAATAAGAGCCTACCGCGCCGCCTGGAAGGAGGCCGGCCATACCAGGGAACCGCGCGTCTCGGTCAGCCGCAGCATTTTCGCCCTGGTCAACGACATGGACCGCGCCTATTTCGGCGGCAGCGAGGGCGAGGACCATTTCGGCTATATCGAGCCGGAAAAGCGCGCCGTGTTCGGCCGAACCTATGCCGCCGAGCCGGACGTGCTCGTCGAGCAGCTCAGGCAAGACCAGGCGATCGCCGAGGCCGACACGCTGCTGCTCACCGTGCCCAACCAGCTCGGCGTCGCCTACAACGCCCATGTCATCGAGGCGATCCTGAAGCACGTCGCGCCGGCGCTGGGCTGGCGGTGA
- the rocF gene encoding arginase — protein sequence MRCRIVGAPVQDGAGRMGCEMGPSALRTAGLVSVLSELGHEVEDWGAIQPAEVRALVHGNLVLKALPEISAWTAAIAETAYAASREAMPIFLGGDHSISAGTVSGVARRAAERGRPLFVLWLDAHPDFHTLDTTTSGNLHGVPLAYASGRPGFNGYFPDLPAAVDPARVCTMGLRSVDPAERRALKEAGVTVHDMRAIDEHGIAPLLRAFLARVEKEDGLLHVSLDVDFLDPSIAPAVGTTVPGGATFREAHLVMEMLSDSGLVSSLDLVELNPFLDERGRTATLMVDLTASLMGRRIMDRPTRSHSGSL from the coding sequence ATGCGCTGCAGGATCGTCGGCGCGCCGGTGCAGGACGGCGCGGGCAGGATGGGATGCGAGATGGGGCCGAGCGCGCTGCGCACGGCTGGGCTCGTCTCGGTGCTGTCGGAACTCGGCCACGAGGTTGAGGACTGGGGTGCCATCCAGCCGGCCGAGGTACGCGCCCTCGTCCACGGCAATCTCGTATTGAAGGCGCTGCCGGAGATTTCCGCCTGGACGGCGGCGATCGCCGAGACCGCCTACGCCGCCTCCAGGGAGGCCATGCCGATCTTCCTCGGCGGCGACCACTCGATCTCGGCCGGCACGGTATCCGGCGTGGCGCGCCGTGCCGCCGAACGCGGCCGGCCGCTCTTCGTGCTTTGGCTCGACGCGCATCCGGATTTCCACACGCTCGACACCACCACCAGCGGCAACCTGCACGGCGTGCCGCTCGCCTATGCCAGCGGCCGGCCCGGCTTCAACGGCTATTTCCCGGATCTGCCCGCCGCGGTCGATCCTGCCCGCGTCTGCACCATGGGCCTGCGCAGCGTCGATCCGGCCGAGCGCCGCGCGCTGAAGGAGGCAGGCGTGACCGTGCACGACATGCGCGCCATCGACGAGCACGGCATCGCACCGCTGCTGCGCGCCTTCCTCGCCCGTGTGGAGAAGGAAGACGGGCTCTTGCATGTCAGCCTCGACGTCGATTTCCTCGACCCGTCGATCGCCCCGGCCGTCGGCACCACCGTGCCCGGCGGCGCCACCTTCCGCGAGGCGCATCTGGTGATGGAGATGCTGTCCGACAGCGGCCTGGTCTCCAGCCTCGACCTGGTCGAGTTGAACCCGTTCCTCGACGAGCGCGGCCGAACGGCGACGCTGATGGTCGACCTCACCGCCAGCCTGATGGGCCGTCGCATCATGGACCGCCCGACCCGCAGCCATTCCGGAAGCCTCTGA